Below is a window of Paraburkholderia kururiensis DNA.
AGCCCGAAGCGATGTGCGCGAGGCGATACGCCCCAAGCGCCGCACCTTTCGAACGTGACCGCATCCCGACCGACATGGACGACCGCATGCCCTCCGTTTCCCGCCCCGCCGCGCCCACACGGCCGTCCGTATTCGAGATCTTCGCGATCTTCCTTCGGCTCGGGCTCACGTGTTTCGGTGGACCGATCGCGCATCTCGGCTTCTTTCGCGAGGAATTCGTGCGCCGCCGTGCGTGGCTCACGGACGCTGCGTTCGCCGACATCGTTGCGCTCTGCCAGTTCATGCCGGGACCGTCGAGCAGCCAGGTGGGCATCGCGCTCGGGCTGCGCCAGGGCGGCATCGCAGGCGCGATCGCCGCGTGGACTGGCTTCACGCTGCCGTCCGCGGCGCTGCTCTGCGCGTTCGGGCTTCTCGTCGGCCGACACGGTGCGACGGCGCAAGCCGGCTGGCTGCACGGGCTGAGCCTCGTCGCCGTCGCCGTGGTGGCGCAGGCGCTGTGGGGCATGCTGCGCACGCTCGCGCCCGACCGTCCGCGCGTGGCGATTGCCGTCGTATCCACGGCCATCATGCTGGCGTTCGCAACGCCGCTCGCGCAACTCGCGGTGCTCGTACTGGGCGCGCTGGCGGGCTGGCTGCTGCGTGGCCGTTTGCCGGCGATGGGCGGCCACAGCGAAGCGATCGGCGCCGGTGGGCGCGTGCACGCCGTGCTGATGATCGGACTCTTCGTCCTGCTGCTGCTCGGGCTGCCTGCGCTCGCCACCGTCTCCGGCAACTATCCGCTGCATCTGTTTGCGAGCTTTTTCCGCGTCGGCTCGCTGGTGTTCGGCGGCGGTCACGTCGTGTTGCCGTTGCTCGAACAGGTGGTGGTGCCGCCGCATTGGGTCACGCCGGAAGCGTTCATTGCCGGCTACGGCGCTGCGCAGGCCGTGCCCGGTCCGCTCTTCACGTTCGCGGCGTTTCTCGGTGCGGTATCGAACCAGCAGCCTGCGGGCGTGGTGGGCGCCACCATTGCGGTGGTCGCCATTTTTCTGCCGTCGTTTCTGCTTGTGATCGGCGTGATGCCTTTGTGGGAGCGGTTGCGGGCCCTCGCTGCGTGCCGCTACGCGCTGATGGGCGTGAACGCCGCCGTGGTGGGACTCCTCGCCGCGGCGTTCTATTCGCCGCTCTGCGTGAATGCGCTGCGCGGGCCGGCGGACATCGCATTCGCACTCGTGGCGCTTGCGCTACTGATGGCGGCCCGCTTGCCACCCTGGCTCGTGGTCGCGATCTCCGCGCTCGCGGGGTATCTGTTCTTTTGAATCGAGTCCAGGCGCGTACCGATTGCGCCTGGTTCGTGCTCAATTCGCGCACCTCACGACAGCGTGAGTTCCCACCGTTCGATGGTGAGCGGATGCCCGAAGCGGTGTGCCTCCTTGCTGCCCGCGCAGTGAAAGCCCATGCGCGCCGCGAGCCGTCGCGCGTCTTCCATCACCGTGGCGAGCGAGAGCGAGAGCACACCGTAGCTCGCGTTCTTTGCGAAACGCACGCATTCCTCCAGGAGCTGCGCGCCGATGCCAAGGCGCTGCATGTCGGGCTCCATGTAAAACATGCGCACGCGCGCGGTGTCCTGCGAGCGCGCGGCAACGAGCGCGGAGCCCACCGTCATGCCGTCTTGTTCGGCGATCCAGCATGCCTCGCGCTGCGCGTCGTGCGACTCGGCGAACCCGGCCACGGTGCGGGCGAGCAGCGCCTCGAAGCGTGCATCCCAGCCATGCGCAGCCGCCATGAGTTGCGCCTGACGATGCACGAGCCAGCTCGCCTCACCCGTCGTCGGCGCGCGCAGTTTCACGAGACCCCGCTGCGGCCGGTCGTCGAGCAGCCGTTCGATCAGCTTCATCGCGCCGATCAACTGCTGCTGCGACGCCTGCGGCAGGCGCGTCAGCACCGCGCGCACTTCGGCCACGGCCGCCTTCTCGAGCGGTTCGTACTCGGCGCGGCCCTGCTCCGTGAGCGAGAGCAGCGACTGACGCGCATCGAATTCGGACGGCCGGCGCGTCAGCAGATTGCGCCGCTCGAAACTCGTGAGGATGCGGCTCAGGTAACCGGTATCGAGCCCCAGATTGCGGGCGAGCGCCGCCGCCGTGTTCGCGCGGCCGCGCGACAGCTCGTTGAGAACGCGCACCTCCGTCAGCGAAAAGGCGCTCTTTTGCAGATGCTCGTGGAGTGCGCCGATGTGGCGCGTATAAAAACGATTGAAGTGGCGGACGGCCTCCGCGCGCCTCAACGTATCAGATTCAGTCAACTCCTCCTCCCCGTGTTTTTCGTCTTTGCCTGTGATGCACAACTATAGGGTTCGCCTCTCGATATGGGAACGGGCCGCGTGCGCAGCATGCAAGGTTTTGAGTGGTGAAGTGGTATTAAAGCGGTATGCCGAAAACGCGATACCAAGGCGTCGCCAGGGTAAATCCCGATGCCGCCGAACTGCCGGTTCCCGCCGGTGAAAATCGCAGAAAGGCCCGTCAAATAAGGCTCGATTGAAGATCGGCACGCCGGGATCCAGTTCGTTGACTGGTATTATTGTGGTTATATAATGGGCTCAGCCTGAAAGACCCTCCCAACCGTTCTCCCCGCCCGAGCCCTCATGGAAACCCGCTGGTCCGCGTTGCTGCCCGATGCGCGCAACGTCACACCGTTGTACCTGCAACTGGCGCGCAATCTGGCGACGGCGATCCAGTGCGGCGTCTGGTCCGCAGGCGAGGCGCTGCCTTCCGAACGTACGCTCTGCGATGCCATCGGCGTGTCGCGCATCACTGCACGCAAGGCGATTGCGTTGCTCGTGGAGCAAGGTCTGATTCGCCGTGCGCGCGGTGCCGGCAGTTTCATCACGCCGCGTGTGGAAGATCCGCTTTCGCGCCTCACGGGCTTCACGAAGAAGATGCAGCAGCGCGGCTTCACGCCCGATTCCATATGGCTCGAGCGCGACGTTCGTGCCGCCACGCGCGACGAGATCGTGCACCTCGGCTTGTCGCCGGGTGCGTCGGTGGCGAACCTGCGGCGCCTGCGCCGCGCGGACGGCATCGTAATGGCCGTCGAGCATTCGGCGTTGCCGGTCTCGATCGTGCCCGACCCGCACGCGATCGGCGTGTCGCTCTACAGCCACCTCGAGGAACGCGGCGTGCCCGTGGTCCGCGCGCTGCAGCACTTTCGCGCGGTGAACGCCACGAGCGAGATTGCCGCGCTGATGGAGATCGAGCCGCGCTCGGCGCTGCTCGTCATCAAGCGCGTCGGCTTTAGCGCGGACCAGCGGGCAATCGAACTCACGGACACGTATTGCCGCGACGGTTACTACGATTTCGTGGCGGAGCTGCTGCAGTAGCGGGAACACGAACAGCGCCACGCGAATCAGTCATGAACGTATCGCACGTATCACTCAGGAATCACCCGAAGCATCACCAGGAACACACATGCTGACCGGAAACATACTGACCCCCGACGGCTGGATTCACGGCACGCTCGAAACCGCAAATGGCCGCATCACGTCGCTTGCCGGCGAGCGCGTCGACCCGGCGACCAACGACGCCCCCTACATCCTGCCCGGCTTCATCGACCTGCACGTGCACGGCGGCGGCGCCGACGTGATGGAAGCCGGCAACGCCATCGAAACCATTGCGCGCACCCACGCCAAATACGGCACGACGAGCCTGCTCGCCACCACGATGACAGCCCCGCGCGAGGAACTGATGAACGTCGTGGCCGGGCTCGGCAGCGTGGCGCGCAGCCGCACGCCGGGCGGCGCGCGCGTGCTCGGCGTGCACCTGGAAGGGCCGTACATCAACCCGGGCAAGCTCGGCGCGCAGCCGGACGCCGCGGTATCTGCCGTGCTCGACGAAGTGCTCAGGTACCTCTCCATCGCGCCTATCCGCGTGGTGACGGTGGCGCCCGAAATCGCGGGCCACATCGAGATCATTTCGGAGATGGCGGCGCGCGGCGTGCGCGTGCAACTCGGTCACTCGCTCGCCACCTACGACGACGCCGTGACCGCGCTCAAGCACGGCGCGCGCGGCTTCACGCACCTCTTCAACGCGATGTCGCCGATGCATCACCGCAATCCCGGCCTCGTGGGCGCAGCGCTTGCGCACGCCGAATACGCGGAGATCATTCCCGACCTGCTGCACGTGCACCCTGGCGCGATCCGCGCGGCGTTGCGCGCCATCCCGCGCCTCTACGTGGTGACGGACAGCACCTCGGCCACCGGCATGCCCGACGGCGAGTACCGGCTCGGCAGCCAGCACGTCACCAAGTGCCTCGGCGGCGTGCGTCTTGCCGACGGCACGCTCGCCGGCAGCACGCTCACCATGGACGTCGCGCTGCGCAATCTCGTTTCGCTCGGCCTGCCGATCGAGGACGTTTCGAACCGCATGTCGCGCTACGCCGCCGACTACCTCGGCATCGAAGATCGCGGCCGCCTTGCGCGCGGCGCGTGGGCCGACATCGTCGTATTCGACCGCGCGTTGGCGCTGACGGCGACCTACGTCGAAGGAGAAGCGATTGTCGAATATGCTTAAAGAGGCGCTCGCGTCGGCAGACGCGGTGGCCGCGCAACTCGCCGACACCTCGCGCATCGAGGCCCTGGCGGCGAGGCTCGAAGGCAAGCCGCGCCACGTGGCACTCACCGTGGCGCGCGGCAGCTCGGACCACGCGGCGAGCTACTTCGCGAGCCTCACGATGAGCCGCATCGGTGTGCCGGTGGCGTCGCTGCCCATGTCGATCGCCACGCTTCAGCAAGCGCCGCTGCGCGTGCGCGACGCCTTCGCGCTGGCGTTCTCGCAGTCGGGCAAGAGCCCCGATCTGGTGGGCACGATGACGGCGCTGCGCGCCGCGGGCGCGTTGACCGTGGCGGCTGTGAACGTGTCCGGTTCGCCGCTGGCCGAGGCTTGCGAATACGACTTGCCGCTGCTCGCGGGGCCCGAGCTGAGCGTGGCCGCGACGAAGAGCTATATCGCGATGCTTTCGCTTTCGGCCCAGCTCGTCGCGCACTGGCAGCGCGACGCAGCGCTCGTGGCCGCGCTGCGCTCGCTGCCCGACGTGCTT
It encodes the following:
- the chrA gene encoding chromate efflux transporter; this encodes MPSVSRPAAPTRPSVFEIFAIFLRLGLTCFGGPIAHLGFFREEFVRRRAWLTDAAFADIVALCQFMPGPSSSQVGIALGLRQGGIAGAIAAWTGFTLPSAALLCAFGLLVGRHGATAQAGWLHGLSLVAVAVVAQALWGMLRTLAPDRPRVAIAVVSTAIMLAFATPLAQLAVLVLGALAGWLLRGRLPAMGGHSEAIGAGGRVHAVLMIGLFVLLLLGLPALATVSGNYPLHLFASFFRVGSLVFGGGHVVLPLLEQVVVPPHWVTPEAFIAGYGAAQAVPGPLFTFAAFLGAVSNQQPAGVVGATIAVVAIFLPSFLLVIGVMPLWERLRALAACRYALMGVNAAVVGLLAAAFYSPLCVNALRGPADIAFALVALALLMAARLPPWLVVAISALAGYLFF
- a CDS encoding bifunctional helix-turn-helix transcriptional regulator/GNAT family N-acetyltransferase, which produces MTESDTLRRAEAVRHFNRFYTRHIGALHEHLQKSAFSLTEVRVLNELSRGRANTAAALARNLGLDTGYLSRILTSFERRNLLTRRPSEFDARQSLLSLTEQGRAEYEPLEKAAVAEVRAVLTRLPQASQQQLIGAMKLIERLLDDRPQRGLVKLRAPTTGEASWLVHRQAQLMAAAHGWDARFEALLARTVAGFAESHDAQREACWIAEQDGMTVGSALVAARSQDTARVRMFYMEPDMQRLGIGAQLLEECVRFAKNASYGVLSLSLATVMEDARRLAARMGFHCAGSKEAHRFGHPLTIERWELTLS
- a CDS encoding GntR family transcriptional regulator, translated to METRWSALLPDARNVTPLYLQLARNLATAIQCGVWSAGEALPSERTLCDAIGVSRITARKAIALLVEQGLIRRARGAGSFITPRVEDPLSRLTGFTKKMQQRGFTPDSIWLERDVRAATRDEIVHLGLSPGASVANLRRLRRADGIVMAVEHSALPVSIVPDPHAIGVSLYSHLEERGVPVVRALQHFRAVNATSEIAALMEIEPRSALLVIKRVGFSADQRAIELTDTYCRDGYYDFVAELLQ
- the nagA gene encoding N-acetylglucosamine-6-phosphate deacetylase; the encoded protein is MLTGNILTPDGWIHGTLETANGRITSLAGERVDPATNDAPYILPGFIDLHVHGGGADVMEAGNAIETIARTHAKYGTTSLLATTMTAPREELMNVVAGLGSVARSRTPGGARVLGVHLEGPYINPGKLGAQPDAAVSAVLDEVLRYLSIAPIRVVTVAPEIAGHIEIISEMAARGVRVQLGHSLATYDDAVTALKHGARGFTHLFNAMSPMHHRNPGLVGAALAHAEYAEIIPDLLHVHPGAIRAALRAIPRLYVVTDSTSATGMPDGEYRLGSQHVTKCLGGVRLADGTLAGSTLTMDVALRNLVSLGLPIEDVSNRMSRYAADYLGIEDRGRLARGAWADIVVFDRALALTATYVEGEAIVEYA
- a CDS encoding SIS domain-containing protein, which gives rise to MLKEALASADAVAAQLADTSRIEALAARLEGKPRHVALTVARGSSDHAASYFASLTMSRIGVPVASLPMSIATLQQAPLRVRDAFALAFSQSGKSPDLVGTMTALRAAGALTVAAVNVSGSPLAEACEYDLPLLAGPELSVAATKSYIAMLSLSAQLVAHWQRDAALVAALRSLPDVLSRAGTLDWSKAVDELRDVSQMIVIGRGTGLAIAQEAALKLKETSGIQAEAFSSAEVRHGPMEIIDRDYPLLVFAPRGPEQAGLVQLARDMRSRGARVLLAAPADAADIADVTLPLEPAADAALDPIPAILSFYVMAAGLAAARGRNPDTPRHLHKVTETH